In Limosilactobacillus sp. WILCCON 0051, a single window of DNA contains:
- a CDS encoding osmoprotectant ABC transporter substrate-binding protein — MIRHRNLKIGALLFSIFVLVLGVSGCSSSTETTYHQPKTLRIATQSSTESQIMGYMLKDLIEHDTNYKVKMVSNLGSSSVSHKALQNNDADIMATSYTGTDLTGTLGMPAQKDPKKATKTVDRLLKQRYDEIRYPSYGFADTYAFMVTQANAKKYNLTTVGDLKPVASQLTAGVDSSWMNRKGDGYNDFAKVYGFKFKRVYPMQIGLVYDAAEQGKMQVILGYSTDGRIRSYNLKILKDNLHFFPPYNCSLVVRGAIIRHDPHLKKVLHRLDGKINLATMQELNYQADDELLEPATVAHRFLVKHHYFEGGDN, encoded by the coding sequence ATGATCAGGCATAGAAATTTAAAGATCGGGGCACTGCTTTTTAGCATTTTTGTCCTCGTTTTAGGCGTCAGCGGCTGCAGCTCTTCTACTGAGACCACCTATCATCAGCCTAAGACGCTGCGGATTGCTACCCAAAGCTCAACTGAATCTCAGATCATGGGCTACATGCTTAAGGATCTGATCGAACACGACACTAACTATAAGGTCAAGATGGTCAGCAACCTGGGGAGCTCGTCGGTTTCACACAAGGCGCTGCAAAACAATGATGCTGATATTATGGCGACCAGCTATACGGGGACTGATTTGACTGGGACTTTGGGAATGCCAGCTCAAAAAGATCCTAAAAAAGCTACGAAAACCGTCGATCGTCTTTTAAAGCAGCGTTACGATGAGATTCGCTATCCTTCGTACGGTTTTGCCGACACCTATGCCTTCATGGTGACCCAGGCCAATGCCAAAAAGTACAATCTAACCACGGTCGGTGACTTGAAGCCGGTTGCCAGTCAATTAACGGCTGGGGTCGACAGTTCCTGGATGAACCGTAAAGGCGATGGCTACAACGACTTTGCCAAGGTATATGGATTTAAGTTCAAGCGCGTCTACCCAATGCAGATCGGATTGGTCTATGATGCGGCCGAACAAGGCAAAATGCAGGTTATTTTAGGCTACTCAACTGACGGACGAATCCGCAGCTATAACCTGAAGATCTTAAAGGACAATCTGCACTTCTTCCCACCATATAACTGTTCGCTAGTCGTCAGAGGCGCCATCATTCGTCATGATCCGCATCTTAAAAAAGTTCTGCACCGCTTGGACGGCAAGATCAATCTTGCAACCATGCAGGAGCTTAACTACCAAGCCGATGACGAATTATTGGAGCCCGCTACGGTTGCGCACCGCTTCTTAGTCAAGCACCACTACTTTGAAGGAGGCGACAACTAA
- a CDS encoding RsmF rRNA methyltransferase first C-terminal domain-containing protein — MKLPTAFIEKYRQLLGNEADAFLAAFDQPSCSGFRTNPLKNGQPDATLKTASGKVEYVENGWFGKVDGKSLDHVTGWVYSQEPSAMYVGEVVDPQPGERVLDLCAAPGGKSTHLIAKMHDEGLLVANEIFRKRANILAENLERWGARHAVVMNESPADLEKQFPQFFDRILVDAPCSGEGMFRKEPAGIEYWTPDYPSECANRQRKILSSAMKMLKPGGTLVYSTCTFAPEEDEQNAAWLLDNYDLTMVPIKKYAGMDDGRPEWADGNPELSRAVRLFPHHIQGEGHFIAKFRLQGGSVMPVSAKKKSKKKGKQRANHNSITKEQRALFEKFAAQTMPSYQANHLLTYGDQLYDLPKGIDEIAQMTILRPGLHLGTFKKNRFEPALAWALASQPTDTDHVLSITLDQWRQYVHGDTLQLSGEPGWQLLVCQGHVCGWGKLVGQTLKNFYPKGLRF; from the coding sequence GTGAAACTACCAACTGCTTTTATTGAAAAATACCGTCAGCTGTTAGGTAATGAGGCCGATGCGTTTTTGGCCGCGTTTGATCAGCCAAGCTGCAGCGGCTTTCGTACCAATCCTTTAAAAAACGGCCAGCCGGATGCCACTTTGAAAACAGCATCAGGCAAGGTTGAATATGTTGAAAATGGCTGGTTTGGCAAGGTTGATGGCAAGTCGCTGGATCACGTTACCGGTTGGGTATACAGTCAGGAACCCAGTGCCATGTACGTTGGGGAGGTCGTGGATCCACAACCGGGTGAGCGTGTGCTGGATCTATGCGCGGCACCAGGTGGTAAAAGCACGCATTTAATCGCCAAAATGCATGATGAGGGTCTGCTGGTTGCCAATGAGATCTTTCGCAAGCGGGCCAATATCCTAGCCGAAAACCTCGAACGTTGGGGGGCTCGGCATGCAGTCGTAATGAATGAGAGCCCAGCTGACCTTGAAAAACAGTTTCCGCAGTTTTTTGATCGAATCTTAGTGGATGCGCCTTGTTCTGGTGAGGGAATGTTCCGCAAAGAGCCGGCTGGAATTGAGTATTGGACGCCGGATTATCCAAGTGAATGTGCCAATCGTCAGCGCAAGATTTTAAGCTCAGCTATGAAAATGCTCAAACCGGGGGGCACGCTGGTTTATTCCACCTGCACGTTTGCGCCGGAAGAAGATGAGCAAAACGCGGCCTGGCTGTTGGACAACTATGATCTGACCATGGTGCCGATCAAGAAGTATGCCGGCATGGACGATGGCCGACCAGAATGGGCAGACGGCAATCCTGAGTTAAGTCGTGCCGTGCGTCTGTTCCCGCATCATATCCAAGGTGAAGGCCATTTTATTGCTAAATTCCGTCTGCAGGGCGGTTCAGTGATGCCAGTATCAGCTAAAAAGAAAAGCAAGAAAAAGGGCAAGCAGCGCGCTAACCATAATTCGATTACCAAAGAGCAGCGGGCATTATTTGAAAAGTTTGCTGCCCAAACGATGCCCAGCTATCAGGCAAATCATCTGCTGACTTATGGCGACCAGCTTTACGATCTGCCAAAGGGAATCGATGAGATCGCGCAGATGACGATTCTGCGGCCAGGACTGCATTTGGGAACGTTTAAAAAGAATCGATTTGAACCCGCGCTGGCCTGGGCCTTAGCCAGTCAGCCCACGGATACTGACCATGTCTTGTCGATTACGCTTGATCAGTGGCGCCAATATGTGCATGGCGATACGCTGCAGCTGAGCGGCGAGCCTGGCTGGCAGCTGCTGGTTTGTCAGGGCCATGTCTGCGGCTGGGGCAAGCTGGTTGGTCAAACGCTTAAGAACTTTTATCCAAAAGGGCTTCGATTCTAG
- the scrK gene encoding fructokinase ScrK — translation MILGSIEAGGTKFVCAVGNENYEVIDKAIFPTIDPATTIGNCIAFFKKYPEMQAMSVASFGPIDIDKHSAKYGYITDTPKIKWSNCDFIGMLKRGLGQNLPIYFTTDVNGSVYGEYVNLKDQLPKADLVYYTIGTGVGAGAIQDGHFIGGVGAPEMGHVLVKRHPDDLNFTGICPYHGDCLEGLLCGPTFKARLGKRGEDVSDDDHVWDIMAYYAAQAVMQATSILRPARVIFGGSVSRPHFMEKVRDQFRQLYNGYLEVGDLEEYITNPSVPGNGSATLGNFALAEKMLHQ, via the coding sequence ATGATACTTGGTAGTATTGAAGCCGGCGGGACCAAATTTGTCTGTGCAGTCGGCAATGAAAATTATGAGGTAATCGATAAGGCAATCTTCCCCACGATTGACCCAGCAACTACGATTGGCAACTGTATTGCATTCTTCAAAAAATATCCGGAAATGCAGGCGATGAGCGTTGCCAGCTTTGGACCGATCGATATCGACAAGCATTCGGCCAAATACGGCTACATTACCGATACGCCAAAGATCAAGTGGTCAAACTGCGATTTTATCGGAATGCTGAAGCGCGGGCTGGGACAAAACCTGCCAATCTACTTTACAACCGACGTTAATGGCTCGGTTTATGGCGAGTACGTCAATCTAAAGGATCAGCTGCCTAAAGCCGACCTGGTCTACTATACGATTGGGACTGGCGTTGGAGCCGGGGCGATTCAGGATGGTCACTTTATTGGCGGCGTTGGAGCACCGGAAATGGGGCATGTCTTGGTAAAGCGGCATCCTGACGATCTGAACTTTACGGGAATCTGTCCCTACCATGGCGACTGTCTGGAAGGTCTGCTGTGCGGTCCGACCTTTAAAGCACGCCTTGGTAAGCGGGGTGAAGACGTAAGCGATGATGATCATGTCTGGGATATTATGGCTTACTATGCTGCTCAGGCAGTAATGCAGGCAACGTCAATCTTGCGGCCTGCCCGTGTGATTTTTGGCGGCAGCGTTTCACGACCACACTTTATGGAAAAGGTTCGTGATCAGTTCAGACAGCTCTACAATGGCTATCTGGAAGTCGGGGATCTGGAAGAATACATCACGAATCCAAGCGTTCCTGGCAACGGTTCGGCAACGCTGGGCAACTTTGCTTTGGCAGAAAAGATGCTTCATCAATAA
- a CDS encoding TetR/AcrR family transcriptional regulator: MINMREKDQSKKAKIIQAVFEIVDRDGLAGLSFGKIAKWAGISSGTPYVYYRDKTDMLSQIYVATKQQLESGLDEQLAQTDSTKEQLITCLEYFARQYMKYPLQANYIMAIHAAPELITPTARQEGASFTNSLSGLYCRLCKESQAAVIGDQFLVGALLLGPIMWLLRQAKLNNTRVDDAKIKKVVRISVNGLFEEEKHETSL; the protein is encoded by the coding sequence ATGATTAACATGAGAGAAAAAGACCAATCCAAAAAAGCTAAAATTATCCAAGCCGTTTTTGAAATCGTGGATCGTGACGGTCTCGCGGGGCTGTCATTTGGTAAAATCGCCAAATGGGCCGGTATCAGTTCCGGTACCCCTTATGTGTACTACCGCGATAAAACGGACATGCTCTCACAGATCTATGTTGCTACTAAACAGCAGCTGGAATCCGGGCTGGACGAACAGCTGGCCCAAACCGACTCAACCAAAGAACAACTAATCACCTGCCTAGAGTATTTTGCTCGGCAGTATATGAAATATCCTCTGCAGGCCAACTACATCATGGCCATTCATGCCGCTCCCGAATTGATTACACCAACTGCCAGGCAGGAAGGCGCCTCGTTTACCAACAGCCTGAGCGGACTATACTGCCGTCTGTGCAAAGAAAGTCAAGCAGCAGTCATAGGCGACCAGTTTCTGGTTGGCGCCCTGCTGCTGGGACCAATCATGTGGCTTTTGCGTCAGGCAAAGCTCAACAATACGCGAGTTGACGATGCCAAGATTAAAAAGGTCGTCCGCATTTCGGTTAATGGCTTGTTTGAAGAAGAAAAACACGAAACTAGTTTATGA
- a CDS encoding IS3 family transposase — MTEIRAYQKTLPKERRYKIGDLLARIDLKRSSYYDECERMKNPYDKYVNVKKLIMEIAQSYVVRDRYTAGYRRIQKKLDQRNAHLAGETIRKLMAQLKVQVAIYNQNRNGKYSSYRGTVGKTAKNLLKQKFDETQPYKVIHTDITQTQLANQQKVYISVMVDEGTKEVLACQISDHPNRKLITDTLDELLQNLPDNARPIIHSDQGWHYQLPYYTQKLADHHFTQSMSRKANCLDNAPVESFFHLLKTELLNGRPLVRDIEEFKRLVNGYIMFFNNIRISLKTDGLSPVEYRNQQLAA, encoded by the coding sequence GTGACCGAGATCAGAGCATATCAAAAAACACTTCCCAAAGAGCGGCGTTATAAGATTGGCGATCTGTTAGCACGAATCGATCTGAAGCGCTCATCTTATTACGATGAATGCGAACGTATGAAAAATCCATATGATAAATACGTCAACGTCAAAAAACTAATAATGGAAATCGCCCAAAGCTACGTTGTCCGCGATCGCTATACCGCTGGCTATCGGCGCATTCAGAAGAAACTGGATCAGCGTAACGCTCATTTAGCTGGCGAAACCATCCGTAAACTAATGGCTCAGTTGAAGGTTCAAGTCGCAATCTATAATCAGAATCGCAACGGCAAGTATTCCTCATATCGCGGAACCGTTGGAAAAACCGCCAAGAACCTGCTTAAGCAAAAGTTTGATGAAACCCAGCCTTATAAAGTCATTCACACCGATATCACGCAGACCCAACTGGCTAATCAACAAAAAGTTTATATTTCAGTAATGGTTGATGAGGGCACCAAAGAAGTACTGGCCTGTCAGATCAGCGACCATCCAAATCGTAAACTAATCACTGATACGCTTGATGAATTATTGCAAAACCTGCCTGATAATGCCCGGCCGATCATTCATTCTGACCAAGGGTGGCATTACCAGCTGCCTTACTATACCCAAAAACTAGCCGATCATCACTTTACCCAAAGCATGTCGCGGAAGGCTAACTGCCTCGATAACGCGCCAGTAGAAAGCTTCTTCCATCTTCTAAAGACTGAACTGCTCAATGGCCGTCCCCTTGTTCGTGACATCGAGGAATTCAAGCGCCTGGTAAACGGCTATATTATGTTCTTCAACAATATTCGTATCTCTTTAAAAACAGACGGTCTGAGTCCAGTTGAATATCGCAATCAACAGTTGGCCGCTTAA
- a CDS encoding ABC transporter permease: MKGLSLWQQFWYYLGHNGTYVLQQFNHHFAISVYGVLLAALVGIPLGILISRHHHLNGPIISIANIIQTIPSLAMVSMLMLVLGLGTQTVIVANFLYSLLPIIKNTAAGLDSVSPVSLDAGRGLGMTKWQLLVMVEMPLSVSVIMAGIRNALVVAIGITAIGSFVGAGGLGDIIIRGTNATNGGAIILAGALPTALMAIITDWVLGWVQHKLAPHTAKKAQ; encoded by the coding sequence ATGAAAGGTTTGAGTCTATGGCAGCAGTTCTGGTACTACCTCGGTCATAATGGCACCTATGTTCTGCAGCAGTTTAACCATCATTTTGCCATCTCTGTCTATGGCGTTTTACTGGCGGCTTTAGTTGGAATCCCACTTGGAATACTGATTTCGCGTCATCATCACTTAAACGGGCCGATCATCAGTATCGCCAACATCATTCAGACGATTCCTTCTTTGGCTATGGTTTCTATGCTGATGCTGGTCTTAGGACTGGGGACACAGACCGTTATCGTTGCCAACTTCCTGTATTCGCTGCTGCCAATCATTAAAAACACGGCAGCCGGCCTGGACAGCGTCAGTCCCGTTTCACTGGATGCCGGTCGTGGGTTGGGCATGACGAAATGGCAGCTTTTGGTCATGGTTGAAATGCCGCTTTCCGTTTCCGTTATCATGGCTGGGATTCGGAATGCCCTGGTCGTTGCCATCGGGATTACGGCAATTGGCTCTTTCGTTGGTGCCGGCGGTCTGGGTGATATTATCATTCGCGGGACCAACGCAACCAACGGCGGGGCCATCATCCTTGCTGGTGCCTTGCCAACTGCTTTAATGGCAATCATTACTGACTGGGTACTGGGCTGGGTTCAGCATAAACTGGCACCGCACACCGCGAAAAAAGCGCAATAA
- a CDS encoding Spx/MgsR family RNA polymerase-binding regulatory protein, giving the protein MIKFYFHTNNPAKRRAEKWLTKHGLDFQSRNLNKNPLTRDEVLQLLELSPDGTETLVSERSKATKELYAKYPAPTMNQLIDAIQETPQILKSPLIVSGHKMLTGFNADKMGVLVPHQQRRLELSQLLGKLNGRGSSQAMQLAYN; this is encoded by the coding sequence ATGATTAAATTTTACTTTCACACAAATAATCCTGCCAAACGGCGCGCGGAAAAGTGGCTGACCAAGCATGGCCTTGACTTCCAATCCCGCAACCTGAATAAAAATCCTTTAACGCGCGATGAGGTTCTCCAATTGCTGGAACTCTCGCCTGATGGTACTGAAACGCTGGTATCCGAACGTTCCAAGGCAACCAAAGAACTATACGCCAAATATCCAGCTCCTACCATGAATCAGCTGATTGATGCCATTCAAGAAACACCGCAGATCCTTAAAAGTCCGCTGATCGTCAGTGGTCACAAAATGCTGACGGGTTTCAACGCTGATAAAATGGGGGTCTTGGTTCCTCATCAGCAGCGGCGCCTGGAACTGTCGCAGCTCTTGGGTAAGCTTAACGGCCGCGGCTCAAGTCAAGCCATGCAGCTGGCCTATAATTAA
- a CDS encoding nitroreductase family protein — MELMDLLQSRRAFREYDDQPLTSEELQPILLAAETSPVGLGKYRNHRLTVIQDPKVLNQIKNIYQAPTLIVVSSPDPGQLEFIDAGIIVHNMELAAENEGLAANYNMACLASLPKTVIPAGMTPCFAITLGHTKEKLTPRDLDIKRIPINWIKAD, encoded by the coding sequence ATGGAATTGATGGATTTATTACAGTCGCGACGGGCCTTTCGCGAATATGATGATCAGCCGCTGACCAGTGAAGAGCTGCAGCCGATTCTACTGGCCGCGGAAACCAGTCCAGTTGGCTTGGGAAAATACCGCAATCATCGGCTGACGGTGATTCAAGATCCTAAGGTGCTAAATCAGATTAAAAATATCTATCAAGCGCCGACCTTGATCGTTGTTTCATCACCAGACCCGGGGCAGCTGGAGTTTATCGATGCCGGAATCATCGTGCACAACATGGAGCTGGCTGCTGAAAATGAAGGCTTGGCCGCCAACTATAACATGGCCTGCCTGGCATCGCTGCCGAAAACGGTAATTCCAGCGGGGATGACGCCTTGTTTTGCGATTACGCTGGGGCATACCAAGGAAAAACTGACGCCGCGCGATCTTGATATCAAGCGGATTCCCATTAATTGGATCAAGGCTGACTAG
- a CDS encoding Cof-type HAD-IIB family hydrolase, which produces MKQHLIAIDLDGTTLNNQSKLTPTTIKTLQTLSRQGHLVSIVTGRPYLISGHLYDQIGLKTPMINFNGALGHIPHRKWAGEYAVNVTREMTLDLLAHKQELGIKMVIAEDKYHVWADHPSSDLPEFLPAKLAPEQILNEHNLNNDPIALTIQFDPAKKDAILNAVDQKYGDFVEPRVWGGPYSIMELIRRGTHKEAGLRHLVKEYQLSPDQIIAFGDEHNDAEMLSYAGRGVAMKNAVDDIKQIADDVTPVDNDHDGLAKYLQDYFHLDAAKLQLAE; this is translated from the coding sequence ATGAAGCAGCATCTTATTGCCATCGATCTGGATGGAACCACGCTCAACAACCAGTCAAAACTGACGCCGACAACGATCAAAACTCTGCAGACGCTCAGCCGGCAGGGGCATCTGGTATCGATCGTCACTGGTCGACCATATTTGATTTCTGGCCACCTCTACGATCAGATTGGACTCAAAACGCCAATGATCAACTTCAACGGTGCCTTGGGTCATATTCCGCATCGCAAGTGGGCCGGCGAATATGCGGTCAATGTTACTCGCGAGATGACGCTCGATCTGTTGGCGCATAAACAGGAACTAGGGATCAAAATGGTGATTGCCGAGGATAAATACCACGTCTGGGCCGATCATCCCAGCAGCGATCTGCCCGAATTTCTACCTGCCAAACTGGCTCCCGAACAGATTCTTAATGAGCATAATCTAAACAACGATCCAATTGCCTTAACGATTCAGTTTGATCCGGCTAAAAAAGATGCGATTTTAAATGCCGTGGATCAAAAATATGGCGATTTCGTTGAACCACGCGTCTGGGGCGGTCCCTACTCGATTATGGAGCTGATTCGGCGCGGTACGCACAAGGAAGCTGGGCTGCGTCACCTAGTCAAGGAATATCAGCTCAGCCCTGATCAAATCATTGCATTTGGCGATGAGCACAATGACGCCGAAATGCTCAGCTATGCCGGTCGTGGGGTTGCCATGAAAAATGCCGTTGACGACATCAAGCAGATTGCTGATGACGTAACGCCGGTTGACAACGATCATGATGGCCTGGCTAAATATCTGCAGGATTATTTCCATCTCGATGCCGCCAAACTGCAGCTGGCAGAATAA
- a CDS encoding RNA-guided endonuclease TnpB family protein — MPKKDDLPYMMGLKLRLYPNWKQEKILWKNLNASRFIYNQLLANSWTDSRIIKNKLDKRYPIPEAYWRYGKNGKVIKKSQKRPTGLARITAQRYPWLNDDDLDSDMFTNTEVNYKAAWNMFRKVHTAGKPKFKRKSRPVQSYSTSNHYSSATVKKHGGTPSLYNGSIKFLDHNHIQLPKLGSIKVKLHRSLPTNRLVRIATVTIKHYATGQWTVSLLLKSNEPFRQALPNTNQAVGIDLNTENFLTTSDQKQVANPHYYRALKKHLAKHQRILSRRARRAKKEHHPLWASKNYQQEKLVVAKIHQRVRNRRLNFLHETSTALIKSHDLVVAENLKSKNMLKNHALAMSISDVGWRTFLGMLEYKAPLYGRTFVEVNPAYTTQTCYDCGFVMGSKGTKRLTLHDREWTCPNCHVHHIRDHNAALNILAKGQRLLTRPDQNLEAIY; from the coding sequence ATGCCGAAAAAAGATGATTTGCCATATATGATGGGGCTAAAGTTACGCTTATACCCAAATTGGAAACAAGAAAAGATTTTGTGGAAGAATCTGAATGCTTCACGGTTCATTTATAACCAATTATTAGCTAATAGTTGGACTGATAGTAGAATTATCAAAAACAAACTTGATAAGCGATACCCAATTCCAGAAGCATATTGGCGTTATGGCAAGAACGGTAAGGTAATTAAGAAGAGCCAAAAACGGCCGACTGGTTTAGCTCGTATTACTGCTCAACGATATCCTTGGCTTAATGATGATGATCTTGATAGTGATATGTTCACCAATACCGAAGTTAATTATAAAGCTGCTTGGAATATGTTTCGGAAAGTACACACTGCCGGAAAACCAAAGTTTAAGCGAAAAAGCCGTCCTGTTCAGTCATATTCGACTTCCAATCATTATTCGAGTGCAACCGTAAAGAAACACGGGGGAACTCCTTCACTTTATAATGGGTCAATCAAATTTTTAGATCATAACCATATTCAGCTACCGAAGTTAGGTTCTATTAAGGTGAAATTACACCGTTCATTGCCAACCAATCGACTGGTACGGATTGCCACTGTTACAATTAAGCACTATGCGACCGGACAATGGACCGTTTCATTACTGCTTAAAAGTAATGAGCCGTTCCGCCAAGCTTTACCCAATACCAATCAAGCAGTTGGTATTGATCTAAACACCGAAAACTTTCTTACTACCAGTGATCAGAAGCAGGTTGCTAATCCCCACTATTATCGTGCCCTCAAAAAGCACTTGGCAAAACACCAACGGATTCTTTCTCGCCGGGCAAGGCGTGCCAAAAAAGAGCATCATCCTTTGTGGGCAAGCAAGAATTACCAGCAGGAGAAGCTGGTCGTTGCCAAAATCCATCAACGGGTTCGGAATCGGCGCCTAAACTTCCTTCATGAAACCTCGACTGCACTAATCAAGAGCCACGATTTGGTAGTTGCGGAAAACTTGAAGAGTAAAAATATGCTTAAAAATCATGCCCTGGCAATGAGTATCTCCGATGTTGGTTGGCGGACCTTTTTGGGTATGCTGGAGTATAAGGCCCCGCTGTATGGGCGCACGTTTGTCGAAGTTAACCCAGCTTACACAACCCAAACTTGTTATGATTGCGGCTTTGTGATGGGCAGCAAAGGTACCAAACGATTGACTCTTCATGATCGTGAATGGACTTGTCCTAACTGCCATGTTCATCACATTCGTGATCACAATGCTGCTTTGAATATCTTAGCGAAGGGTCAACGCTTGCTAACCAGACCCGACCAAAATCTAGAAGCAATTTATTAG
- a CDS encoding transposase, which yields MNIYSPELKSKIVHEYLERKNDISISELSRQHDIDPRRVGEWIRNYQLRGKIITQPNKRKFSQKFKEDVVDYYQTHEETLEQVAARFDVRPTQVSSWKNIAQRYGNEALASQKEKAAKTMEHKQKETQQLTKEDRNKHEMAAEIARLRAELDKTKKELYYARMDRDIAKKVQALVKASASKPKRK from the coding sequence ATGAATATATACAGTCCAGAGTTAAAAAGCAAAATCGTTCATGAATACCTTGAACGCAAAAATGATATCAGTATTAGCGAATTAAGCAGGCAGCACGACATTGATCCTCGTCGGGTTGGCGAGTGGATCCGCAACTATCAGCTTCGAGGAAAGATCATTACCCAACCCAACAAACGAAAATTCAGTCAGAAGTTCAAAGAAGATGTGGTAGACTACTATCAAACTCATGAGGAAACCTTGGAACAAGTTGCCGCAAGATTTGATGTACGTCCTACTCAGGTCAGCTCCTGGAAAAACATAGCTCAAAGATACGGCAACGAAGCCTTGGCATCTCAGAAAGAGAAGGCAGCGAAAACCATGGAGCATAAGCAAAAAGAAACACAACAACTGACGAAGGAAGATCGTAATAAGCATGAAATGGCGGCTGAAATCGCCCGCTTAAGAGCCGAACTTGATAAAACCAAGAAGGAGCTCTACTACGCCAGAATGGATCGTGACATCGCAAAAAAAGTCCAAGCTCTGGTCAAGGCCTCAGCGTCAAAGCCAAAACGAAAATAG
- a CDS encoding ABC transporter permease, which yields MMTFLQAHGTELIVKTWEQIYISAVSLALGIIVAVPLGIVLTRCKKIAKFVIGLASMLQTIPSLALLALMIPILGIGKTPAIVALFIYSLLPILRNTYAGMEDVDPTLIDSAKGMGMTNWESIKMVELPLALPVIMAGIRLAAVYVIAWSTLASYIGAGGLGDFIFNGLDLYEPDLIIGGTIPVTILALVADWLLGIVERKLTPTTSRGGAANDQA from the coding sequence ATGATGACATTCTTGCAAGCACATGGGACCGAACTGATCGTCAAAACATGGGAGCAGATCTATATTTCTGCTGTTTCGCTTGCTTTGGGAATCATTGTTGCGGTACCTCTTGGAATTGTTTTAACGCGTTGTAAAAAAATTGCCAAGTTCGTAATTGGGCTGGCCAGCATGCTGCAGACCATCCCTTCATTGGCACTGCTGGCCTTGATGATCCCAATCTTAGGAATTGGCAAGACGCCGGCAATCGTAGCACTGTTTATCTATTCCCTGCTGCCGATTCTGCGCAATACTTATGCCGGCATGGAAGACGTTGATCCAACCTTGATTGACAGTGCCAAGGGAATGGGCATGACCAATTGGGAATCAATCAAGATGGTGGAACTGCCATTAGCCCTGCCCGTAATCATGGCCGGAATTCGTCTGGCGGCCGTCTATGTTATTGCCTGGTCAACCTTGGCTTCCTATATCGGGGCTGGCGGCTTGGGTGATTTCATCTTCAATGGTTTGGACCTTTATGAACCGGACTTGATCATCGGCGGTACGATCCCAGTTACCATCCTGGCTTTGGTTGCTGACTGGCTGCTGGGCATTGTGGAACGCAAACTCACACCTACTACGAGTCGGGGAGGTGCGGCTAATGATCAGGCATAG
- a CDS encoding Fic family protein produces MTALINRKTRHIGGVEFRNPRKFQLLAVTVANSAMEGWKPTDEQIRALADAYDHPQPELDAQLDQLQHWRVPVVKPAITDEQALAQAFLYPNGTLKNKLGIHDKADLDEHEFVQGSLVGLRILQRGFKVSSVDNLCRINRALFGDLYDWAGELRNYNLTKQQTLFLPPNVFDNGIRLVNAEITALKRQSRPQRAAYAKLLDELNYLHPFREGNGRAIRILIELLANEKGQYLYYDAEDDEFIQALYDSKVDVLTRKLHLTALAAE; encoded by the coding sequence ATGACAGCTTTGATTAATCGCAAGACGCGTCATATTGGCGGCGTTGAGTTTCGCAATCCGCGCAAATTTCAGCTGCTGGCGGTGACGGTTGCCAACAGTGCCATGGAAGGCTGGAAACCAACCGATGAGCAGATTCGGGCGCTGGCTGATGCATATGATCATCCACAGCCTGAACTAGACGCACAATTGGATCAGCTGCAGCATTGGCGGGTTCCAGTTGTCAAGCCGGCGATCACAGATGAGCAGGCCTTAGCTCAAGCTTTTTTATATCCAAACGGAACCTTGAAAAATAAGCTGGGCATTCATGATAAAGCGGATCTTGATGAGCATGAGTTTGTTCAAGGATCATTGGTAGGGCTGAGAATTCTGCAGCGTGGTTTTAAAGTAAGCAGTGTTGACAATCTATGCCGGATCAACCGGGCCTTGTTTGGTGATCTATACGACTGGGCCGGCGAGCTGCGCAACTATAATCTGACCAAGCAGCAGACGTTGTTTTTGCCGCCGAACGTTTTTGACAATGGCATTCGCTTGGTTAATGCTGAGATTACCGCTTTAAAACGGCAGTCACGTCCTCAGAGAGCCGCATACGCCAAGCTTTTGGACGAGCTGAACTACCTGCATCCATTTCGTGAGGGCAATGGTCGGGCCATTCGTATTCTGATTGAATTATTAGCAAACGAAAAAGGACAGTATCTTTATTATGACGCTGAGGATGATGAGTTTATCCAGGCGCTGTATGACTCAAAGGTTGACGTTCTAACCCGTAAGCTCCATCTAACGGCTTTGGCGGCAGAATAA